One window of the Prinia subflava isolate CZ2003 ecotype Zambia chromosome 1, Cam_Psub_1.2, whole genome shotgun sequence genome contains the following:
- the LOC134563189 gene encoding uncharacterized protein LOC134563189: protein MEIETADEIAIVGIGCNFPGGDGIDNFWKVLEEGKNCTVEIPPERFNTKEWYDADDNKPGKICTTRAALLDEFNSFDNHLFGINNMEAERMDPQQKLLIECTYKALEDAGVPVESVSGTKTGVFIGLMNRDYEIITSRAASEINHYDGTGTAMSIVANRVSFTFNLTGPSLTVDTACSSFLFALHYALQAIKSGDCEAAICGGVNCIIDPRTFVSLSKAKMISPEGISKPFSKKADGYGRGEGCGVVFLKPLKKAKEDYSKIWGVINISAVNQNGRSATPITRPSQIEQEKLLRSIYESRVDPSVVQYIEAHGTGTAVGDPIEAESLGSVISKNRSSRVSILKIGSVKGNIGHTESAAGAAGLIKVLLMMHHGKIVPSLHYSKEMSSIDTEKLNLAVATAVEPWEESSEYGRVAGINCFGFGGTNAHVVVRQPKQPEPLPAFKKPLELVLLSAASPKSLQMTMADTAEQLSRRISVTLPSLAYTSACRRSHANYRYRKAFVTNSLQHLQQELRSAASAKPAMSKVEPQLVFVFCGNGVTMKEFSEALLSTEPVFRDKCKEIEDLFQQHTAISLLPARNHSPKDLLNPEFSQPLLFALQVAVASLLKHWGIQPVAAVGHSVGEVAAAHIAGYLSLADAVKVIYHRSRLQVKTARGRMLVVGNIPVEEIAERLHPYSGKVCIAAFNSPISCTLSGSVDAVEAVHKELAEAFRPRNIFLHVLNVPVAYHSPSMDMILGELEEQIEPLEKQKGEMEVISTLTGVAASENDFAQGKFWAQHTREPVAFTQAIQTAARGRENVVFVEISPHRALQRSIKETLGKDTKVLSSLQTDAEYQTLLTLVGNLFELGFNPNWQHFYHGYQSAPVAIPQYQFDRQKLMRCLDIHQQANQRDVSTSHPLIYGIKSDHVEFGCLVSQDTTPYLYEHKNNGVALVPGAFYVELGLASVMSSSRPKVPLSSCQLSISFSAPCVLTQSSQVLSIKLSPQKAVTTFEVLSSSNAVYAAGQVAKGLEGVVEESSISFQAIYRRCTSVISREEVYEALSHVGFQYGSIFRQLSDVHYCQELKEAITRIKVNEETVRDMYSCCIHPVLLDCFLQMTAVLTSRTLQSRAGFPSGIGSLVVLRPLEEEMMIYMRMSKSTGNCLEVCGCFVDKQGSVLAELKHVTITFMKESSSRDNEFLFENKWKEVSLSQTIGHLGFKPRVLVFADKFGIAEQLKKYLHPASRYVWYEGWESLVESETQNKMRAEVEDYDEILFLWGIQKLNEDFPRKAVDQLAKCCEAYRQIVVALREKTSRCSVRVITYRTTERYVDHINCGFALYGMTRTCMVEVPEITFQLIDLSSSTSLDISVLVDVLAKYKGGEYPEVCVSQGRIYVSEIRRTPFADADYIQPVRSLQKSESFTLYTSDPYTVKDLSGELSTSAAAELDKESVEIQVDKICLHSEDYFPISVSSCNFGNTLYWNSQTGEKHRLLGLDFSGTVTATGTDVKKVKVGDYVVSCFPTAAASRVQIPGTVCFNAKKFPFLQNVPCVSYFIIAWEIFTQRLPKGKHGRTLGIITTQPSSALCHVLSVAAEEMGWRTVLAKPTPNVFQFINLCNALVILPPVSRLSREDLAHMCFLKDVVIVCGNQQSDCIQNVSEIDHENISFHILTTASLFQKAPLKELQKTLHTWISSMDMKQFRHLSGAVFQQTENFEGLNSVTSYFTCASVPLAVLRKQKDISVLSDIPLYEPQRQLFKQNAVYVVAGGLTGLGFETVKFIAKNGGGCIAILSRRIPSSEKQEEMRALQQQYKGTKVVSVQCDVALTSDVEKAFQSIANTFVGSPIKGIFQSAVALHDGHLEVLKLDDFHKVLSPKVAGTLNLHWATRGQQLDYFVCYSSVTSFLGNATQTNYAAANSFLDVFCLYRRNCGLAGQAINWGALNLGILLNQKHIQSILGSKGIDVLQVPEIHDYLMKTLLINNPQQAVVKLNFQVLYNHVFTQIISLKRRFISLLSEDFRNKIETSEGPEVPETAFLKSEDYITSLVSDLTGVNTDELTMNTPLSSLGIDSMLAMTIQNRVFQERKVDIPLVKLLDPHTTLSSLVVVLEETSNANGTVEENNTVVENAENDTKV, encoded by the exons ATGGAGATCGAGACTGCGGATGAAATTGCTATTGTTGGAATAGGATGCAACTTTCCCGGAG GAGATGGAATTGACAATTTCTGGAAAGTCCTGGAGGAAGGCAAAAACTGCACCGTAGAAATCCCACCCGAGAGATTTAATACCAAGGAGTGGTATGATGCAGATGATAACAAGCCAGGAAAAATATGTACAACACGAGCTGCTCTTCTTGATGA ATTTAATTCATTTGACAACCACCTGTTTGGGATTAATAATATGGAGGCAGAACGTATGGATCCACAACAGAAATTACTGATAGAGTGCACATACAAAGCCCTGGAGGATGCAGGAGTTCCTGTAGAATCTGTCAGTGGCACCAAAACAGGTGTTTTTATTG GTCTCATGAATCGAGACTATGAAATCATaaccagcagagcagcaagtgAAATAAATCATTATGATGGTACTGGAACAGCAATGAGCATTGTTGCCAACAGGGTCTCTTTCACATTTAATCTGACTGGACCATCTCTGACTGTTGACACTGCAtgttcatcttttctttttgctctgcACTACGCCTTGCAAGCCATTAAATCAG GAGACTGTGAGGCAGCAATTTGTGGTGGGGTGAACTGCATCATTGATCCCCGCacctttgtctccctcagtaAAGCCAAAATGATCTCTCCAGAAGGAATAAGCAAACCCTTCTCCAAAAAAGCAGATGGCTATGGAAGGGGAGAAGGCTGTGGTGTTGTTTTCCTCAAACCACTGAAAAAG GCAAAGGAAGACTACAGCAAAATCTGGGGTGTGATAAACATCAGTGCAGTCAATCAGAACGGCAGGTCCGCGACTCCGATCACAAGGCCATCTCAAATAGAGCAAGAGAAGTTACTGCGCAGCATTTATGAAAGTCGTGTTGATCCCTCAGTTGTGCAGTACATTGAagcccatggcacaggaacTGCTGTTGGAGATCCTATTGAAGCCGAGAGCCTGGGTAGTGTCATTAGCAAAAACAGGTCTTCCCGAGTTTCCATTCTGAAAATCGGTTCAGTGAAAGGAAATATTGGACACACTGAATcggctgctggagcagccggGTTAATCAAAGTGCTCCTGATGATGCATCATGGAAAGATTGTTCCATCCTTGCATTACTCAAAGGAGATGAGCAGCATCGATACAGAGAAATTAAACCTTGCTGTTGCCACAGCTGTGGAGCCCTGGGAAGAATCCAGTGAGTATGGAAGAGTAGCTGGCATCAACTGCTTTGGATTTGGAGGAACCAATGCTCATGTTGTAGTCAGGCAGCCGAAGCAGCCCGAGCCTCTTCCTGCCTTTAAGAAGCCCCTGGAATTAGTTCTGCTTTCAGCAGCCTCCCCGAAGTCCCTTCAGATGACAATGGCTGATACAGCTGAGCAACTGAGCAGAAGGATCTCCGTAACTCTCCCAAGCCTGGCCTacacctctgcctgcagaagaAGCCATGCCAACTACAGGTACCGAAAAGCATTTGTCACAAATTCCCTCCAacatctgcagcaggagcttaGGTCGGCAGCGAGTGCAAAACCTGCCATGTCCAAAGTGGAGCCACAGCTGGTGTTTGTGTTCTGTGGCAACGGCGTAACAATGAAGGAGTTCAGTGAGgcactgctgagcacagagccgGTGTTCAGAGACAAGTGTAAGGAGATAGAAgaccttttccagcagcacactGCCATCAGCCTCCTGCCAGCAAGAAATCATAGCCCAAAGGACTTGTTGAATCCAGAGTTTTCCCAGCCCTTGCTGTTTGCCCTGCAGGTTGCTGTGGCTTCCCTCCTGAAGCACTGGGGCATTCAgcctgttgctgctgttggcCACTCGGTGGGGGAAGTTGCTGCTGCACATATTGCTGGGTacctttccctggcagatgCAGTCAAAGTGATTTATCACCGGAGCAGGCTGCAGGTAAAGACTGCCCGTGGCAGAATGCTGGTGGTTGGAAACATCCCTGTTGAAGAGATTGCTGAACGTCTGCATCCCTACTCGGGAAAGGTGTGCATTGCTGCTttcaacagccccatttccTGCACCTTGTCTGGGAGTGTAGATGCTGTGGAAGCTGTCCACAAAGAGTTAGCTGAAGCTTTCAGACcgagaaacatttttcttcatgttttaaaTGTTCCAGTTGCATACCACAGCCCCAGCATGGACATGATACttggggagctggaggagcagatAGAGCCTTTAGAAAAGCAGAAGGGGGAAATGGAAGTGATTTCAACACTGACTGGTGTGGCTGCATCTGAAAATGACTTTGCTCAGGGCAAATTCTGGGCACAGCACACTCGTGAGCCTGTTGCTTTCACACAAGCCATCCAAactgcagccagaggcagagaaaaCGTGGTGTTTGTGGAAATAAGTCCTCACCGAGCATTGCAGCGAAGCATTAAAGAAACGCTGGGAAAAGACACAAAGGTGTTGTCGTCTTTGCAAACGGATGCAGAATATCAGACGCTTCTCACCCTGGTAGGAAATCTGTTTGAACTGGGATTTAATCCCAACTGGCAGCACTTTTATCATGGGTACCAAAGTGCTCCTGTGGCCATTCCGCAATATCAGTTTGATCGCCAGAAACTCATGCGCTGTCTGGATATCCATCAACAAGCAAACCAGAGAGATGTCAGCACCAGTCATCCTTTGATTTATGGCATCAAGAGTGACCACGTGGAGTTTGGCTGCCTGGTGTCCCAGGACACAACACCATACTTATATGAGCACAAGAACAATGGGGTGGCCTTAGTCCCTGGTGCTTTCTATGTAGAGCTTGGTCTGGCCTCTGTGATGAGCAGCTCAAGACCTAAAGTGCCTCTGAGCTCTTGCCAGCTGAGTATCAGTTTTTCTGCACCATGTGTTCTCACACAGAGTTCCCAAGTGCTGAGTATCAAGCTGAGTCCACAAAAAGCTGTGACAACCTTTGAGGTTCTCTCTTCCTCCAACGCAGTTTATGCTGCTGGCCAAGTGGCCAAGGGGCTTGAAGGTGTGGTGGAAGAAAGCAGCATCTCCTTCCAAGCCATCTATCGAAGATGTACTTCAGTGATTAGCAGAGAGGAGGTTTATGAAGCACTGTCTCATGTTGGCTTTCAGTACGGCTCCATATTCAGGCAGCTCAGCGATGTTCATTATTGCCAGGAGCTAAAGGAAGCAATAACAAGGATAAAGGTGAATGAGGAGACCGTCAGAGACATGTACAGCTGCTGTATCCACCCAGTGCTGCTCGACTGTTTTCTGCAGATGACCGCTGTCCTGACCTCAAGGACACTCCAGTCCAGAGCAGGCTTTCCTTCAGGGATAGGCAGCCTGGTGGTGCTCCGCCCGCTGGAGGAGGAAATGATGATATACATGAGAATGAGCAAATCCACTGGGAACTGCCTGGAGGTCTGTGGATGCTTTGTGGACAAACAGGGCTCTGTTTTGGCTGAGCTCAAGCATGTTACCATCACTTTCATGAAGGAATCATCTTCCAGAGACAATGAGTTCCTGTTTGAAAACAAGTGGAAAGAAGTCTCTCTTTCACAGACAATTGGACATCTGGGGTTTAAGCCCAGAGTCCTTGTGTTTGCAGACAAATTTGGGATAGCTGAGCAGCTCAAAAAATACTTGCATCCTGCTTCGAGATATGTTTGGTATGAAGGCTGGGAAAGCCTTGTGGAAAGTGAGACACAGAATAAAATGAGAGCAGAGGTTGAGGATTATGATGAAATCCTCTTCCTGTGGGGAATTCAGAAGTTAAATGAAGATTTCCCAAGGAAAGCGGTAGATCAGTTGGCAAAGTGCTGCGAAGCCTATCGCCAGATCGTGGTGGCCCTGAGAGAGAAGACATCCCGCTGCTCTGTCAGAGTGATCACCTACAGAACAACAGAGAGATATGTGGACCACATTAACTGTGGGTTTGCATTGTATGGCATGACCAGAACTTGTATGGTTGAAGTTCCAGAAATCACATTTCAGTTGATTGACCTCAGCTCCTCCACTTCCCTGGATATCTCAGTGTTAGTAGATGTTCTTGCCAAATACAAAGGTGGGGAGTATCCAGAAGTTTGCGTCAGCCAGGGAAGAATTTACGTGTCCGAGATCAGACGCACACCTTTTGCAGATGCAGACTACATCCAACCTGTAAGATCACTCCAGAAATCAGAGTCATTCACTTTGTACACTTCTGATCCTTACACAGTGAAAGACTTGTCCGGAGAATTATCCACCAGCGCTGCTGCTGAGCTTGACAAAGAGAGCGTGGAAATTCAAGTGGATAAAATTTGTCTGCACTCAGAAGATTATTTTCCCATTAGTGTTTCTAGCTGCAACTTTGGTAATACGCTGTATTGGAACTCacaaacaggagaaaaacacagGCTTCTAGGTCTTGATTTCAGTGGCACAGTCACTGCAACAGGCACTGATGTGAAAAAAGTGAAAGTGGGAGATTATGTGGTTTCATgttttcccactgctgcagcatccAGAGTTCAGATACCCGGAACAGTTTGCTTCAATgcaaaaaaattcccattcctCCAGAATGTTCCTTGTGTGTCATACTTCATCATTGCATGGGAAATCTTCACTCAGAGGTTACCCAAGGGGAAACATGGCAGAACACTGGGTATTATTACTACACAGCCATCATCGGCTTTGTGCCACGTTCTTTCTGTAGCAGCAGAAGAGATGGGTTGGAGAACAGTCCTTGCAAAGCCTACTCCTAATGTGTTCCAGTTTATCAACCTGTGCAATGCCCTTGTTATTCTTCCTCCAGTCAGCAGACTGTCTCGGGAGGATCTGGCCCACATGTGCTTTCTTAAAGATGTGGTGATCGTGTGTGGCAATCAACAGTCTGACTGTATCCAGAATGTCAGTGAAATCGATCATGAAAACATCAGCTTTCATATCCTCACCACTGCCAGCCTTTTCCAGAAAGCACCTCTAAAGGAATTGCAGAAGACCCTACATACCTGGATCAGTTCCATGGATATGAAACAGTTTAGACATCTCTCAGGTGCTGTTTTTCAGCAGACTGAGAACTTTGAAGGCCTAAACTCTGTGACATCCTATTTCACCTGTGCTTCTGTCCCCCTTGCTGTTCTGAGAAAGCAGAAGGACATCAGTGTGCTGTCAGACATCCCATTGTACGAGCCCCAGAGGCAGCTGTTCAAGCAGAACGCTGTTTATGTAGTAGCTGGGGGGCTCACTGGACTTGGCTTTGAAACGGTGAAATTCATAGCCAAGAACGGAGGAGGGTGTATTGCAATACTCTCCAGGAGAATCCCCAGCAGTGAGAAGCAAGAAGAGAtgagggctctgcagcagcagtacAAAGGGACCAAAGTAGTGTCTGTGCAGTGTGATGTGGCTTTGACCAGTGATGTGGAGAAAGCTTTCCAGTCCATTGCCAACACCTTTGTGGGCAGTCCGATCAAAGGGATATTCCAAAGTGCTGTGGCTTTACATGATGGCCACCTTGAAGTCCTGAAGCTGGATGACTTTCACAAAGTGCTGAGCCCAAAAGTAGCAGGGACCCTAAATCTTCACTGGGCCACGAGAGGCCAGCAACTTGACTACTTTGTGTGCTACTCCTCTGTAACTTCCTTTCTGGGCAATGCCACCCAGACAAACTATGCAGCTGCAAACTCTTTCCTGGATGTCTTCTGCCTCTACAGGAGGAACTGTGGGCTTGCAGGCCAGGCCATTAACTGGGGTGCTTTGAACCTTGGCATTCTGCTCAATCAAAAGCACATTCAGAGCATTCTGGGATCCAAGGGCATCGACGTTCTGCAAGTGCCTGAAATTCATGACTATCTCATGAAGACCTTACTTATAAACAACCCTCAGCAAGCTGTTGTCAAACTGAACTTTCAAGTTTTGTATAATCATGTTTTTACACAGATTATTTCTCTCAAAAGACGCTTCATATCACTTCTGTCAGAAGATTTCAGGAACAAGATTGAAACCTCTGAGGGACCTGAAGTCCCAGAGACTGCCTTTCTCAAATCTGAGGACTACATCACCTCACTGGTGAGTGACCTCACAGGAGTGAACACAGATGAGCTAACCATGAACACACCACTTTCGTCTTTGGGCATAGACTCTATGTTAGCTATGACAATTCAGAACCGTGTCTTCCAGGAGCGAAAGGTGGACATACCCCTTGTGAAACTGCTTGATCCTCACACAACGCTGTCAAGTTTAGTGGTAGTTTTAGAAGAAACAAGCAATGCAAATGGAACAGTTGAAGAGAATAATACTGTGgttgaaaatgcagaaaatgatACCAAGGTATAG